The following coding sequences are from one Macaca mulatta isolate MMU2019108-1 chromosome 7, T2T-MMU8v2.0, whole genome shotgun sequence window:
- the ACYP1 gene encoding acylphosphatase-1 isoform X3, producing MAEGDTLLSVDYEIFGKVQGVFFRKYTQAEGKKLGLVGWVQNTDRGTVQGQLQGPISKVRHMQEWLETRGSPKSHIDKANFNNEKVILKLDYSDFQIVK from the exons ATGGCAGAAGGAGACACCCTGTTATCAGTGGATTATGAAATTTTTGGGAAGGTGCAAGGGGTGTTTTTCCGCAAGTATACTCAG gCTGAGGGTAAAAAGCTGGGATTGGTAGGCTGGGTCCAGAACACTGACCGGGGCACAGTGCAAGGACAATTGCAAGGTCCCATCTCCAAGGTGCGTCATATGCAGGAATGGCTTGAAACAAGAGGAAGTCCCAAATCACACATCGACAAAGCAAACTTCAACAATGAGAAAGTCATCTTAAAGTTGGATTACTCAGACTTCCAAATTGTAAAATAA
- the ACYP1 gene encoding acylphosphatase-1 isoform X2 produces MDRGLSMAEGDTLLSVDYEIFGKVQGVFFRKYTQAEGKKLGLVGWVQNTDRGTVQGQLQGPISKVRHMQEWLETRGSPKSHIDKANFNNEKVILKLDYSDFQIVK; encoded by the exons ATGGACAGGG GTTTGAGCATGGCAGAAGGAGACACCCTGTTATCAGTGGATTATGAAATTTTTGGGAAGGTGCAAGGGGTGTTTTTCCGCAAGTATACTCAG gCTGAGGGTAAAAAGCTGGGATTGGTAGGCTGGGTCCAGAACACTGACCGGGGCACAGTGCAAGGACAATTGCAAGGTCCCATCTCCAAGGTGCGTCATATGCAGGAATGGCTTGAAACAAGAGGAAGTCCCAAATCACACATCGACAAAGCAAACTTCAACAATGAGAAAGTCATCTTAAAGTTGGATTACTCAGACTTCCAAATTGTAAAATAA